TCTTCACAGTCTCCCTATATATTCTAGAGATCAACTTAGAGCAGACTTGGTGAGAAAAATAAGGGACCTGGAGTACTGTAGAGACCAATAGAAGTACTGGCAGATCTTCTCTAGAATCGTGGTGCTGATATCAGGGAAAGTCACCACACCATCTTTCGATTCCGAAAAGCCACCTGCACGAAAAccaataaaagaagaaaaaaaacagagtgtaTTCCTCAGATCTCCATAAACTCTGCATCTAGAACAGAGCATCTTGCAATCTCTTTCGAACATTGAAAGCACTATTGCAACAAGATCAATACTTTTCAATGCCCTAAACAAAGGGAATCACACGTCGATATCTAAACACTCTTAGTTTCTCTTTATCATGAGAAAACTATAAAAGGCTACGACTTTAGGTTTGCTCAATTACACAATTGAATTTCGAAATTGAGCTAAGATTTTCGCTCAATTCGATTCAGATTCATAACCAATATTTGACAGAAACTAATCAAAATCGAGTAAGATCAGAAGAAGAGAAAGCGGGGATTGCGATCACTAACTATACAAGAAaaacagaggaggaggaggagggaacCTGGAGAAGTGAGCATGCTCCGGATAGTATGAGAAACCATGGCGGCTTCCCTGTCGATGATGAACTCGAAACCCTCCATGCTTATCAACTTCACCGTCTCCCTCATATTCTTCCTCGTCGTCGTCGTCTCTCGCGTCGGCTTAGGCTTCTTCCTCTGTTCTCTACAACGCGCGTGAGTTGTTAACTCACCAAGAGATATCCCCTAACTACCAAGGCCCATTCGATGTGTCTAAGCCcaatataaaatactattcgGCCTTTTTTCCTTCGCTTCAACAAATATAATTCCTATAATACCCTTGAAACATTCTCTTACTTTTGTCTGCCTGCTAAGCCCCCTCTTGTCGTTTTTAATACGTTGTCATTTCTTTTGTCGTATATTGtaagaaaaagtaaaagatttataatatctaaagACGATTATACTAGCTTTTTGCCTCAGAATTTCCTCAATTAGTTGAAAATTTAATAACCGGAAGTGTTTCCTTCAAGGAAAGTTTCGTGTTGATCGGTGATTCCGGTGTCGGGAATCAAACATATTTGTCGAGATTCaccaaaaataagttttttcttGGAGtgattcaaattttatttcCCCTTCTGTGGTGCTTCTTTAAACGTGGGAGAATAAACGCAACGATGATTCACAGGTGATGCTATCAGTATTCAGTATCAGAGATACTTTAACCAAAACCATGTTTCTGTGTCGTCTGTGATCTTTTAATGTGTCCATGCAAACTCTGTTTTCATTTTTCACGAGAGCTCTCTAGGACGTTTATAGGTTAAAATCTTCGATTTGTGGAGTTTTCTCTGTCTCTTTTTTCCCAACTAAATCGGGCCTAAACCGTGAAGTCTTTGCATCCTTTTCATCTTTGCCTTTTTGCTTTGCTATCTACTTCATGATCTGATGCAGCGCATCTTCATCATCGTCATGGCTCGAGCTACTCACCATTCGATCATGGCGGGAATCATTCAATTCAGTTATTTGTTTTACTTTGGGCTTTCGTTTGTACAAAGGCTTTTTAGGATCATTTAGAATCTAGTTAGCATATCTTAGGAGTATATTCTTTCCTTGGCTTTATTTAAAGATTGTAACAACGTGATAAGAGGGGACGcttaatattattcaaaaaacaGAGCTTTTCaagttcatcttcttccttgttTATCGGCATTCCTGAGAATCAACGATACACAAGCTTCAATCGACTTTCGGGTATTCTTAAGACTAAACGAATCTCGTTTGATAACTTACGCTGCGCCATGATCTCATCATTAGGGTGTAGAAAATCAGGTGTTATAAGTTCATTTGATGCGGCTGAGTTCTAGTTTACTTTGTTTTCCGTTCTTTTGAAGTTGCATCATTTACAAATCCTTTGGAGCCAGTACTAAGAACATGCTGTGAGTTGGGTAACAACATATAACTAGTGAAAGgtcttttggtttttttttgagGTTTGAATAGTTTAAATGGTATCTGAGAGAGTTTTATATCAAGTGAGAATCTTAGATGTGCTGGCCATGAGTCATGAGAAAtgcttttgtttaattttttatgtttatgtgtATGAATAAATTGTGGAAAGAGCCAATGGACAAAAAGCTTCCCACAACTTGTCCCCAATAATGTTTTTTTACTGATCATCAACCCTTTATCCCTCAAAAAGTCAACTCATTagatatcaatactattaattttggatcATGTCCTATTGATAAAGGTcaggtccaatttaaaaaaaaatacaattgcTATATAATTGTATGGTTACCTAACGATGGGCTTTAGTTAACTGATCCATGACTACTATAATTCCTTCTTTtcgggaaaataaaaataaattcgactttatcaatttatataactagGAATATCCTATTTTCAAGCACTACCtattaaatatctttttttgtttatcctactattttaaaatctacATTTTTGATTTCGAAATATTTATACTTGAAACATcctatttttttggaaacaaacaTTTATTTAACACACTAAAATATTCCTACTGTAactataaaatctataaattttgacTACTTAAGTTATATACTCgaaacattattttttaaaaaaacaaaaatttatttaaccAACTAAATATTCGAATTACAAAATCTATTATCCTAACCACCTTCCACAACAAATTAATATCCTATTATAAAGGGATATATAATTGGAATCAATTTAAATTCCACAAATCAAATCTATTTTCTCAACGTGCAAACCCACTATCCGATATTTTAGCACAACTCCTATAACTAAACGGTTGATATTATCGAAATCCTCAGGTTTATATATCGTTCCTTTCATTCTATTTTCTTATCATACTTCCTAAAACCAGAACTCACAAACTTTATCGCTACAGAAATACTATTGATCATGGAACTCATTCCTGTGGCTGACCTCAAACCATTCCGGACAGAATGTCGTGTAGAAGTCAAGGTGCTCCATACCTGGAAGCAATACACAAAACTTTCAGGAGAATCATTGGAAATCATTTTCTCTGATGCACATGTAAGTCTCAGATCTTTGCAAAACCTATCTATTATCGATTTCTCTTTATACTCAACTAAACTACTATCTCATATCGTActtctttgtttattttgaagGGAACGAAAATACATGCATCCTGTAAGAAGTCATACCTTGATAAGTTGGCGAGGAagttttcaaatgttttttctCTTGGTATGTGGAGAAACATAGAAAATTTCTCCATCAGTAATCCCACTGTTTCCTACAGGCCTACCAATCATCCATACAAGATCAATTTCATTTATGGAACTGATATCACTCCATCAAAAATCCAAAACGACAGCATGTTTCTGAGTTTGGTGGATTTCCAAACTATTCAGAATGGAGTGGAAGATGCTAACATCCTAATTggtatgtatataaaattagttttcaaGTTACATTTTCAAATTAAGCGACCACTTTATAGTttgatctttatttttttcaacttgCAGATGTTATTGGAGAAGTGTCTGATTTGGGAGCTCTACAGACAGTTCAGTGCTCAggaaaaccaaaaaagaaaattgagtTCAGTTTGAAAGACCTTGTGTAagttataacaatttttttatatcatatatcattaggattaatattttaacatatgatttttAACAGTGGCCGTAGGATTACTTGCTGTTTGTGGGGAAAATTTGCTGAAAACATTAAAGCTAATTGTGACTCAGCTGGTGAAGATTCGATTATATGCCTCCTACGTTTTGTGAAAATTGGCACCTACAGAAGTAACACTATTATCCCTTTATCATAACTTAGCATCATAAGTTTATGTTAGATGAGGTTCAAATTTCAAACTCATATGATGCTTCTCAAGTCTTTTTCAACCCACCAATAAAGGAGACTGAGGCGTTTTTGAAAAGGTAATTTGGGTTTAATGATGgagtttatatttgtattttcttatagatATGCCAACTTTAATGGTTAACGTTTCATAGGGATGTTGCATCCAATGCCTTGACATTGGTTGAATCTGAAGAAGACAGACTGGAGAGGGAGATTAGACGCGATCCTTGGATGCAATACCCAACTAAGGACATTGCAGAGCTACTGGAATCAACTCAGGTTTTAGTTATATGTTCTAACAGTATCCATGGTTAAAATactaatgtttttgttttcaaatgtAGATTGAGCAATGCAGAGTCATTGCCACAATCTATGATATTGACAAGGACTGGGGATGGTACTATTTTGGGTGCCAAGCTGACCAGAGAAAGGTCACCAAGATTTCTAGAACTGTTAAAATCGTGAATGGTAATGAGATTATAACTCATCTTTGGTGGTGTGAAAAGTGTGAAGCTAAAGTCACAGATGTCTTACCTAAGTAAGTTATTTGTaagtttctttttgttgttatcagtatttttatttcctaatacaaattttaaatctcTATCACAGGTTCAGGATTCATGTAAGGGTTAAAGATGGCTCTGGAGAAGCTTACCTAATGCTACTTGACTGGATTGCTAGCGCCATTGTTCCTGAATCTGCTGCCGACTTGCTCAGCGGTTCCCTTGATGAGGTTATAACCCTTTTTTCAACTTCAGTATACACTATGCCTGAAAAAAAAACTGGGTTCGTAAATATACATTATAGAATAGATTTGTATCTTTAACATATAATGAATATTGAATATGACAGCTAAAAGATGTTGACTCTTTTCCTGAGGCTGTTACTTCTTTGATTGGAAAGACTTTCATGTTTGGAGTTTACATTGAGAGTAACAATGTTAGTAGCAAGGGTGGGATGTACAAAGTTGGTAAAGTGTGGAAAAATCCGAGTTTGCTACTTACTGGTGGTAGTACCAGTCAATCATTTACTCAGACTGATGTTGGAACATCCTATTTAACTGGTTCACAGGTATGGTTTAGTTTGTTTCGTTTTTATAAATGATGTTCTTTATCTATATGACTTCAACTTATTGATACAGAAACAAATGCTTTGATGTTCTTTATCTACAGGACTCGATTTACCAGTTGGAAAGTCAACCAAACGAAGACAACATGGTAACTCCTGTATCTAAACGCAAAGAAAAATCCACTGAAGGTGAAGATGATCGTGACATAAATTCTACAACAAAGAAGCACTGCACTAGAGTTTTTGTGAAGAAAGAAAAGACTACCAAAGAAGAGTCAAGCACAAAAAAAAGTGGCTAATGGAGTCTTCAATATtgctttgtgttttcttttgctttgtttCTGTTAACTTTATTTTCAAACAAGTGTTTCTCTTTGCACAATTGTTTCTGTTATTTCAACTTTCGTTTTCAATGaaaatttcaagtttttaaattttatgaaatatattcaAAGAAACGATTCATACTAAGTATCATTATCAATCATACTAAGAATCGATATACCTggattttcatatataattatggAGCCACATAACTTACATAAATGGTTTCATGTGAAATATATTTCTCTTTATACATAGGCAACCGAGACAATatcaattctatttttttttttaaatcatctataaattatcaataatagccagataatttatttatatggtttcatgttaattaaaaatatctcCTCATATATAGGAAACTAAATCaaacaacatatatttttttctatccaATAAGAAACAACATCATTAAAACTAAACCACGTTCATAGAAAAGGAACCCTAACCTTCATTATTCAACAACGATGGTTTTCTATTTCTAACTTCTCTAAGCACAGTTACTATCACAATCAAACATGAAGAACAAAGACGACAATGCAAGGAAGAGGAAAAATCATCAACCTATAGTTATTTCTCCATCTGATTCCAAATCGTCTGATAGAGCAAAATCAGTGTTGAGAGATGTTACGAATTTAAATCAAACACTACCAAGCTGTGGGAGTACCCACAATTATACTAATCCATCGACTGCCTTCAGTTTAGAAAATCAATACTATGGTACTTTTTCTTTACATGTTCTTACTGTTATATATTATACTGTTTTTTATGATTGATGATGAAGTGAATCAATATTATCCGATTCATGTGTCtattctgttcttttttttatctaCAGATAAAGATAAAGGAAAGCAACCTCAGGGATCTAAGCGATTTCGAGGCAATGGTACTTGgcactatttttatttaaatatttgtgatCATTGTGAAGCTGTAAATTTAACAATTAACAttgtttttgtaaatttgtGCGATGGTGAGGTGGTGATTATAACAATATGGCTTCTCAATTATCAAAcatcacaacaagaagaagcaCATGTCTCAATATTCAACCTAGAAATCTTTTACCAGCCTTCTCCAACTCAGACAGTGTCAAGCAACCTAATGCCATGGAGTGGTCCACATCTCAACTAAATGagtcagaagaagaagatgattttcAACCATTTGAAAACCCATCCTCTGGTATGTATAATTAGTTTATCCGATTATATTAATTCGCAAGAACAAATTAGATAACAGAGTTTTAATAACAGAGGAGGGTGAAGATTATAGTGATCAGAGTTATGATGTGAGTAGTGAAGATGGTGATTCATTTGAAGTATTATCTGATAACATTGAAGTACAAACAGCGAATCCAAGTCCTATCACAGATGAACAAAGGTCTAGGATTTTGACTATGGCTGATATATTTCGAAACATGTTTGAGGGTGGTTCATCATCATCTACTACACCTCTGCAAACACCAAAGAGTACAGGTAATTGAATAGTATTTTTCAGAATTTATTCCTGTATTCGAAAATAACTTGAGCAtctttatttatgaatttgttaCAGAGTATTTAGATGAGGGTGATCCTACTTGCATATGTGAGTACTGTGGTGCGAAAATGTGGTATGGTGAACGTAttgaaaagaagagaaagtcCAAGAAACCAAAATTTTCTTTGTGTTGTGGACAAGGTCAAGTTCAGTTGCCATTACTAAAGGAATCACCAGAGATCTTGAAAAGATTGTTAcatggtgatgatgatatcagCAGCT
This window of the Raphanus sativus cultivar WK10039 unplaced genomic scaffold, ASM80110v3 Scaffold1861, whole genome shotgun sequence genome carries:
- the LOC130504880 gene encoding uncharacterized protein LOC130504880 — encoded protein: MRETVKLISMEGFEFIIDREAAMVSHTIRSMLTSPGGFSESKDGVVTFPDISTTILEKICQYFYWSLQYSRGKETEFHIEPELTLELMMAANYLHT
- the LOC108807617 gene encoding uncharacterized protein LOC108807617 codes for the protein MLDEVQISNSYDASQVFFNPPIKETEAFLKRDVASNALTLVESEEDRLEREIRRDPWMQYPTKDIAELLESTQIEQCRVIATIYDIDKDWGWYYFGCQADQRKVTKISRTVKIVNGNEIITHLWWCEKCEAKVTDVLPKFRIHVRVKDGSGEAYLMLLDWIASAIVPESAADLLSGSLDELKDVDSFPEAVTSLIGKTFMFGVYIESNNVSSKGGMYKVGKVWKNPSLLLTGGSTSQSFTQTDVGTSYLTGSQDSIYQLESQPNEDNMVTPVSKRKEKSTEGEDDRDINSTTKKHCTRVFVKKEKTTKEESSTKKSG